The following proteins are encoded in a genomic region of Lentilitoribacter sp. Alg239-R112:
- a CDS encoding Flp family type IVb pilin, which produces MTNLIKRFKNDESGATAIEYGLIAGLIAVAIITGATSLGNALDNTFTKLSTEVDKAK; this is translated from the coding sequence ATGACTAACCTTATTAAACGTTTTAAAAACGACGAATCTGGTGCGACTGCGATCGAATACGGTCTAATTGCAGGTTTGATTGCTGTTGCAATTATTACTGGCGCAACTAGCCTCGGTAATGCTTTGGATAATACATTTACCAAACTTTCTACAGAAGTTGACAAAGCTAAATAA
- a CDS encoding type II secretion system F family protein has product MFGLDIKLVMLVALVAVAVGAAIYAFFFNTIDAQRHADTRISRMSSGSNSNNYAQKKAANDRIAEMSKRKKSVQESLKELEDKQNSKKKKTASLKDKLAQAGLTVSIEKFYVLSLALGLFCGVVTYFLSQNPLVSMGVLFVSAAGVPLWIVSFLRKRRFKAFLEELPNSLDVMVRSIKSGLPLNDAIRLISSEAAEPVKSEFLKIVEAQQVGMSVPEACSRMYERIPVPEVNFFAVVINIQAQAGGNLSEALDNLSSVLRARKTMKAKVKAMSMEAKASAVIIGALPFIVGFLVFLSSRDYIMILFTDQRGHLIMGVSLVWMTIGVLVMRKMIDFEV; this is encoded by the coding sequence ATGTTTGGACTTGATATTAAACTTGTCATGTTGGTAGCATTAGTTGCCGTTGCGGTTGGCGCAGCTATTTATGCGTTTTTTTTCAATACCATAGATGCTCAACGTCATGCCGACACGCGTATTTCTCGAATGTCTTCTGGCTCAAACTCAAATAATTATGCTCAGAAAAAAGCTGCAAATGATCGTATTGCTGAAATGAGCAAGCGTAAGAAATCGGTGCAGGAATCATTAAAGGAATTAGAAGATAAGCAGAATTCCAAGAAGAAAAAAACTGCATCTCTAAAGGATAAGTTAGCACAAGCTGGCCTTACAGTAAGCATTGAGAAGTTTTATGTACTTAGTTTAGCTCTCGGCCTTTTTTGTGGCGTAGTTACATACTTTCTAAGTCAAAACCCACTCGTATCAATGGGGGTTTTATTCGTATCTGCAGCCGGAGTTCCGCTTTGGATCGTTTCTTTTTTGCGAAAGCGAAGATTTAAAGCATTTTTGGAAGAACTACCGAATTCGCTAGATGTAATGGTCCGGTCCATCAAGTCCGGTCTTCCTCTCAATGACGCAATCAGATTGATTTCCTCTGAGGCCGCTGAGCCTGTGAAATCTGAGTTTTTAAAGATTGTTGAAGCGCAACAGGTTGGGATGAGTGTTCCAGAAGCCTGCAGTAGAATGTATGAACGCATTCCGGTGCCAGAGGTGAATTTTTTTGCTGTTGTTATTAATATTCAAGCACAGGCCGGTGGTAACCTATCTGAGGCTCTTGACAATTTATCGAGCGTTCTGCGTGCACGAAAAACGATGAAAGCTAAAGTAAAAGCGATGTCGATGGAGGCAAAAGCATCCGCGGTTATTATCGGTGCTCTGCCATTTATTGTTGGTTTTCTGGTTTTTCTTTCTTCACGTGATTACATTATGATTTTGTTTACTGACCAACGCGGACACCTAATTATGGGTGTGTCGTTGGTTTGGATGACAATCGGCGTGTTGGTTATGCGCAAGATGATTGATTTTGAAGTTTAG
- a CDS encoding CpaF family protein, translating into MFGKRSTSGNGGKFGGNSTDVLERASSAPVSKVTEPVPVQVETPIKAPPAQAPSIAPERDENYYDTKAQVFSALIDTIDLSQLSKLDTESAREEIRDIVNDIIAIKNFALSIAEQEELLDDICNDVLGYGPLEPLLARDDIADIMVNGAGRTYIEVNGKVEESSIRFRDNGQLLSICQRIVSQVGRRVDESSPICDARLPDGSRVNVIAPPLAIDGAALTIRKFKKDKLTLEQLVNFGAITPEGATLLQIIGRVRCNVVISGGTGSGKTTLLNCLTAYIDRDERIITCEDTAELQLQQPHTVRLETRPPNIEGEGEITMRDLIKNCLRMRPERIIVGEVRGPEVFDLFQAMNTGHDGSMGTIHSNSPRECLSRMESMIAMGGYTLPAKTVREIIAGSVDIIIQAARLRDGSRRITHITEVVGMEGDVIVTQDLMKYEIDGEDANGRLIGVHRSTGIGKPQFWDRARMYSEEQRLAAALDGMEAMR; encoded by the coding sequence ATGTTTGGTAAACGCAGTACAAGCGGAAATGGCGGAAAGTTCGGAGGTAACTCTACCGATGTACTGGAACGTGCGTCTAGCGCTCCGGTGTCAAAGGTAACTGAGCCAGTACCAGTTCAGGTTGAGACTCCAATAAAAGCACCGCCAGCACAGGCTCCCAGCATTGCGCCCGAGCGTGATGAAAATTACTATGATACCAAGGCACAAGTCTTTTCAGCCCTCATTGATACGATTGATTTATCTCAACTTTCGAAGCTGGATACCGAAAGTGCGCGTGAAGAAATTCGCGACATCGTCAATGATATCATTGCAATCAAAAATTTTGCATTGTCGATCGCTGAGCAAGAGGAATTGCTTGATGATATCTGTAATGATGTTTTAGGTTATGGACCACTGGAGCCATTGCTTGCTCGTGATGATATTGCCGATATTATGGTGAATGGAGCAGGTCGAACATATATCGAGGTAAATGGTAAGGTTGAGGAATCTTCTATTCGTTTCCGCGATAACGGGCAGTTATTATCTATTTGTCAGAGAATTGTGAGCCAAGTTGGTCGCCGGGTTGATGAATCAAGCCCAATTTGTGATGCGCGATTACCTGACGGTTCTCGTGTAAACGTAATTGCACCTCCATTAGCTATCGATGGCGCAGCGCTGACAATTCGGAAATTTAAAAAAGACAAACTCACACTCGAACAACTCGTTAATTTTGGAGCTATTACGCCAGAAGGTGCAACATTGTTGCAAATTATAGGGCGAGTACGATGTAACGTTGTTATTTCCGGCGGAACGGGTTCTGGTAAAACAACTCTCTTGAACTGTTTGACGGCCTATATTGATAGAGATGAGCGTATTATCACATGTGAAGATACCGCCGAGCTACAGTTGCAACAACCACATACAGTGAGGTTGGAAACAAGACCTCCAAATATCGAGGGCGAGGGCGAGATCACCATGCGTGATTTGATCAAAAACTGTCTTCGCATGCGCCCTGAACGGATTATTGTTGGTGAGGTTCGCGGACCAGAAGTTTTTGATCTGTTTCAGGCAATGAATACCGGTCACGATGGCTCGATGGGTACAATTCACTCCAACTCGCCGCGAGAATGTTTGAGCCGCATGGAATCCATGATTGCAATGGGTGGATACACATTACCAGCCAAAACCGTTCGAGAAATTATTGCAGGTTCCGTTGATATTATCATTCAGGCGGCACGTCTTCGTGATGGATCGCGCCGAATTACGCACATTACCGAGGTGGTCGGCATGGAAGGTGATGTTATCGTTACTCAAGATCTTATGAAATATGAGATCGACGGGGAAGACGCCAATGGGCGTCTGATCGGTGTGCATCGGTCAACCGGAATCGGTAAGCCACAATTCTGGGATCGGGCCCGCATGTATAGCGAAGAGCAACGTCTAGCTGCAGCGCTTGATGGGATGGAGGCCATGAGGTGA
- a CDS encoding prepilin peptidase: MLEAAILVVFPLCMAMAAMTDVLSMTIPNRVSLLLAASYFILAPVAGLDFVTIGWSVIAAFCVFAVCFALFALNVMGGGDAKILTASALWFGFGFDLVEYLTLVGYLGGVLTIIILILRTQVMLYIVNALPIPLHLTDSKAGVPYGVAISAAALLNFPETKIFILALG, from the coding sequence ATGTTAGAAGCAGCTATTTTGGTTGTATTTCCTCTTTGCATGGCCATGGCTGCAATGACGGACGTATTGTCTATGACAATTCCCAATCGCGTAAGTCTGTTATTAGCTGCCAGTTACTTTATACTTGCGCCAGTTGCTGGTTTAGATTTTGTGACAATCGGTTGGAGTGTTATTGCTGCATTTTGCGTCTTTGCTGTCTGCTTCGCTCTTTTTGCCCTGAATGTTATGGGCGGGGGAGATGCTAAGATTCTAACCGCAAGTGCTCTTTGGTTTGGTTTTGGGTTTGATCTTGTAGAATATCTTACGCTTGTCGGGTATTTGGGTGGTGTATTAACGATAATTATTCTTATTCTTAGAACCCAAGTGATGTTGTATATAGTCAATGCTCTGCCTATCCCATTGCATTTAACTGACTCAAAAGCTGGTGTTCCATATGGCGTGGCGATCAGCGCTGCGGCACTTTTGAACTTTCCAGAGACGAAGATTTTTATTCTTGCTCTTGGATAG
- a CDS encoding TadE/TadG family type IV pilus assembly protein — protein MMKALPSDHKDLFEEQKTSNWKNKIQKLAKRLIRNEDGIGAVEFALLVPVLLALYVGAVELSVAMTIDKKVSKASAITTDILSQGETVNKAGLEEMVGVAQSIVAPYDASTLGMQVIGINVDSAGKPTISWSWNGTSSAPFPVGEEIVIPKAYEIPDTFLLKTTVDLDYNLLLLAPKKAGLDWNDKAITLTKEYYLHQREAKVIACSNC, from the coding sequence ATGATGAAAGCTCTCCCTTCAGACCACAAAGATCTTTTTGAAGAACAAAAAACCTCAAACTGGAAGAACAAAATCCAGAAACTTGCAAAACGGTTAATCAGAAATGAAGACGGAATTGGTGCAGTCGAATTTGCACTTTTGGTACCCGTTCTACTCGCGCTTTATGTGGGCGCTGTTGAACTATCGGTTGCAATGACGATCGATAAAAAAGTGTCAAAAGCTTCCGCAATTACGACGGACATACTTTCGCAAGGTGAAACTGTAAACAAAGCTGGTTTAGAAGAAATGGTGGGCGTCGCACAGAGTATTGTGGCACCCTATGATGCCTCAACATTGGGAATGCAGGTCATTGGAATAAACGTAGATTCTGCTGGAAAGCCAACGATTTCATGGTCGTGGAATGGCACAAGCTCAGCTCCGTTTCCCGTAGGAGAAGAAATTGTTATTCCAAAGGCCTATGAAATACCGGACACTTTTTTGCTAAAGACAACTGTTGATCTTGATTATAATTTACTTTTGCTAGCACCCAAAAAAGCTGGACTTGATTGGAATGACAAAGCAATCACGTTAACGAAAGAGTACTATCTTCATCAACGTGAAGCGAAAGTAATTGCGTGCAGTAACTGCTAA
- a CDS encoding TadE/TadG family type IV pilus assembly protein: MFSKRILSLRKIRKSESGSTAIEFGILAIPFFMIIFATVETLLAFAGNQLLQNAVDTVSRKLRTGEITFNAGKPATDKTEIQFRELFCNEISIMLSCDQLPSGDEKLLIDLKTVTGFASIDTDIPTVSNAKFSQLDTTGFSYNPGGAGSINVLRVYYKWEIMLDLIRPYITNVRPEDGSTSYFLMVATTAFKNEEYP, encoded by the coding sequence ATGTTCTCAAAGAGAATTTTAAGTCTCCGAAAAATTCGCAAATCTGAAAGCGGAAGCACCGCTATCGAATTTGGTATACTTGCTATTCCATTCTTCATGATCATATTTGCAACAGTTGAAACATTGCTTGCGTTCGCAGGAAATCAATTGTTGCAAAATGCAGTTGATACTGTGTCTCGCAAACTGCGAACTGGTGAGATTACGTTTAATGCAGGCAAACCTGCGACAGATAAGACTGAAATCCAGTTCAGAGAGTTATTCTGTAATGAAATCAGTATCATGCTATCCTGTGATCAATTGCCATCAGGCGATGAAAAACTTTTAATCGACCTGAAAACAGTTACTGGTTTTGCATCAATTGATACTGACATACCGACTGTTAGCAACGCTAAGTTTTCTCAGTTAGATACAACAGGTTTTAGCTATAATCCTGGCGGTGCAGGCTCGATCAACGTTCTTCGTGTTTACTACAAATGGGAAATTATGCTGGATCTAATTCGCCCATATATTACAAATGTGAGACCAGAAGATGGTTCAACATCCTACTTTCTCATGGTCGCGACAACCGCCTTCAAGAATGAGGAGTATCCATGA
- the cpaB gene encoding Flp pilus assembly protein CpaB translates to MKKTRVMIIAVAALAAGVAAWLAMGLSGNPQTVVTEIQNTVIERIPTTRVMVAKESIAVGARLNPELIEWKNWPEDSLVEGYITEDARPEAVQEMAGVIVRLPIFKGEPIRPEKIVDSSSRIMSSLLPAGKRAVATSISVATGAGGFILPNDRVDVIMVRRATQGDGFHTENILENVRVLAIDQRIEEDAEGNRTAVGTTATLELTPEQGQIMAVGQQIADRITLALRSVADVAEKDTVGASHLVTTGSGADDVKIIRSGKVSQADLVKE, encoded by the coding sequence ATGAAAAAAACGAGGGTTATGATAATAGCAGTTGCGGCATTAGCTGCAGGTGTTGCCGCATGGTTAGCCATGGGATTATCTGGAAATCCCCAAACCGTTGTAACTGAAATTCAAAACACGGTTATTGAGCGTATTCCTACCACTCGTGTTATGGTCGCGAAGGAAAGTATTGCAGTTGGTGCACGACTAAATCCAGAGCTTATTGAATGGAAAAATTGGCCCGAAGATTCTCTCGTTGAAGGTTATATCACTGAAGATGCTCGTCCTGAAGCGGTACAGGAGATGGCTGGCGTTATCGTAAGATTGCCTATCTTTAAAGGTGAGCCAATTCGACCTGAAAAAATTGTTGATTCATCTTCTCGCATTATGTCTTCGCTACTTCCCGCAGGTAAGCGTGCTGTAGCGACATCAATCAGCGTAGCGACAGGAGCCGGTGGTTTTATCCTCCCTAATGATCGTGTGGATGTCATTATGGTTCGAAGAGCAACTCAAGGTGACGGATTTCATACGGAAAATATCTTGGAGAATGTTCGTGTTCTGGCCATTGATCAGCGCATTGAGGAAGATGCAGAAGGGAACCGAACCGCTGTTGGAACAACTGCAACACTGGAGCTAACTCCGGAACAAGGGCAGATCATGGCTGTTGGCCAGCAAATCGCAGACCGCATCACACTTGCGCTTCGCTCTGTTGCAGACGTTGCGGAGAAAGATACGGTCGGCGCGTCACATCTAGTTACAACGGGTTCTGGTGCTGATGATGTAAAAATTATTCGAAGCGGCAAAGTTAGCCAAGCTGATTTAGTCAAAGAATAA
- a CDS encoding PhnD/SsuA/transferrin family substrate-binding protein, which translates to MFKLKRIHIFPMCMLFVFALIVGLSITKHAHASWKNELKILRIGVLHNHPIAENEKSIAEFSNFYTSQLGLEVEVIRFKSLGSLMDAHGSARVQYAIHSARSYATMDEICSCLHAIARPVSDKGSNGFRSVLVIRDEKKTDYANGKKLRIGFSRKNSMSGWVIPSRAIENGDIAESNFLELGSVEDVVSAYESGNIDGYFGWVPTSKLDKAVSSEKVFGEIYNSRLQATDASMVVWWSNIIHHGPHVVHRSLPDELTDELTDLLLNVNSRSPEVLDIIEPYFSGGFERANPGDYNAISTALNLSSISVPAIIDGKLRSTLR; encoded by the coding sequence ATGTTTAAGTTAAAGCGTATTCATATTTTCCCGATGTGCATGCTATTTGTGTTTGCTCTCATCGTTGGGCTTTCAATAACCAAGCACGCACACGCGTCCTGGAAAAATGAGTTGAAGATCTTGCGAATCGGTGTTTTACACAATCACCCAATCGCTGAAAATGAGAAATCAATTGCTGAATTTTCAAATTTCTATACCAGTCAACTGGGCCTTGAAGTAGAGGTTATACGGTTTAAATCTTTGGGTTCGCTTATGGATGCTCATGGAAGTGCCCGTGTCCAATATGCAATCCATTCGGCACGCTCATATGCAACAATGGATGAAATTTGCAGTTGTCTTCATGCAATTGCGCGTCCTGTTTCTGATAAGGGTTCGAATGGTTTTAGATCAGTTCTCGTAATACGTGATGAGAAAAAAACGGATTATGCGAACGGGAAGAAACTTCGCATAGGTTTTTCACGTAAGAATTCTATGTCTGGTTGGGTTATCCCTAGTAGAGCTATTGAAAATGGGGATATTGCCGAAAGTAACTTTTTAGAACTAGGCAGTGTTGAAGACGTCGTTAGCGCCTATGAAAGTGGTAATATTGACGGTTATTTTGGATGGGTTCCGACGTCAAAACTTGACAAAGCTGTTTCTTCTGAGAAGGTGTTTGGTGAAATTTACAATTCTCGCTTGCAAGCTACTGATGCGTCGATGGTCGTATGGTGGTCTAATATTATTCATCACGGTCCGCATGTTGTGCACCGATCGCTTCCCGATGAGTTAACGGATGAACTAACGGATTTACTGTTGAACGTGAACAGCAGATCACCTGAGGTTTTGGATATAATAGAGCCGTATTTCTCCGGAGGCTTTGAGCGGGCAAACCCGGGTGATTACAATGCCATATCGACGGCACTGAACCTAAGTTCAATCAGCGTGCCAGCAATCATTGATGGAAAGTTACGCTCAACGTTGCGATAA
- a CDS encoding pilus assembly protein N-terminal domain-containing protein — MRSFSAAKIVLSALVLTSMTINVQANDIISVFMNHARILKFDAPVSSVIVGNSEVADVTVSDPTTVILTAKSYGTTNLVILDKDGDAIIDKRIVVSVDEENSVRVFRQVERSVLTCSPICEKQGDASK; from the coding sequence ATGAGATCTTTTTCAGCAGCCAAAATTGTATTGAGCGCACTTGTTCTCACCTCAATGACTATAAATGTGCAAGCCAACGATATAATTAGTGTCTTCATGAATCATGCCCGAATACTGAAATTCGATGCGCCTGTATCAAGTGTTATTGTAGGAAACTCGGAAGTAGCTGATGTTACCGTGAGTGATCCAACCACAGTTATATTGACCGCAAAATCTTATGGTACGACGAATCTCGTGATTCTGGACAAGGACGGAGATGCCATCATTGATAAACGTATTGTTGTTTCTGTTGATGAAGAAAACAGTGTACGTGTGTTCAGACAGGTTGAACGTTCTGTTTTAACTTGCTCACCTATTTGTGAAAAACAGGGCGATGCGAGTAAATAG
- a CDS encoding CpaE family protein, which translates to MSIDYAQPERDDIEPEADAVVSGHEDVSSLRPLPRISVHAFCETPSLLELMENCAEDRRLLNVNMRINQGSILAAASMFETSPTPNLLVIESSLDRSGLMDELQKLASVCDRDTHVVVIGNNNDIGLYRELMRNGIAEYMVKPVSMADVIDTMASIFVDPEAEPVGKTVAFFGAKGGVGASTLAHNCGWGISNLFSSGVILADLDLAYGTANLNFDCDPLQGMAEALFSQTRIDDVYMDRLLEKCSEHMSLLAAPSMMDKTFDIDEDAFLPVIEILQRSAPITIFDVPHVWNAWTHKLLAAVDTVVVCATPDLANLRNAKNIFDVLGKARPNDPIPHLILNQVGMPKRPEISVSDFCDPFDVDPLAVVPFDAALFGNAANSGRMISEMEPKSPTAETISQISHILTGRTEVKKQKTSPLAGLLSKLGK; encoded by the coding sequence ATGAGTATAGATTACGCACAGCCCGAGCGGGATGATATTGAGCCAGAAGCAGATGCTGTTGTAAGTGGTCACGAAGATGTATCGTCACTTCGTCCTCTACCGCGCATATCTGTTCATGCATTTTGCGAAACGCCAAGCCTGCTTGAGCTTATGGAAAATTGTGCAGAAGATCGGCGTTTACTAAACGTGAATATGAGAATTAATCAGGGGAGTATATTAGCAGCTGCAAGTATGTTCGAAACTTCGCCGACACCAAACTTATTGGTCATCGAAAGCAGTTTAGATAGATCTGGCCTGATGGATGAGTTGCAAAAACTGGCATCCGTGTGTGATCGCGATACGCATGTCGTTGTTATTGGGAATAATAATGATATCGGACTGTACCGTGAATTGATGCGCAATGGTATTGCCGAATATATGGTTAAGCCTGTATCGATGGCAGATGTAATTGATACAATGGCATCAATTTTTGTCGATCCTGAAGCTGAGCCAGTTGGTAAAACCGTCGCATTTTTTGGTGCAAAAGGGGGCGTAGGCGCTTCCACATTAGCTCATAATTGTGGTTGGGGAATTTCAAACCTGTTCTCAAGTGGAGTAATTTTAGCTGACCTTGATTTGGCATATGGAACCGCAAATCTGAATTTCGACTGTGATCCGTTGCAAGGTATGGCCGAAGCTCTGTTTTCTCAAACTCGTATTGATGATGTTTACATGGATAGGTTGCTCGAAAAATGTTCAGAGCATATGTCATTATTGGCAGCTCCTTCTATGATGGATAAGACATTTGACATTGATGAAGATGCATTTTTGCCAGTTATTGAGATATTGCAAAGATCTGCTCCAATCACAATTTTTGATGTCCCACATGTGTGGAATGCATGGACACATAAACTGCTTGCGGCTGTTGACACAGTTGTGGTTTGCGCGACACCCGATTTAGCAAACTTGCGCAATGCCAAGAATATTTTTGATGTTCTTGGCAAAGCACGTCCGAATGACCCGATACCACATTTGATTCTCAATCAGGTGGGTATGCCTAAGCGACCAGAAATTAGTGTTTCTGATTTTTGTGATCCATTTGATGTTGATCCTCTCGCTGTTGTTCCGTTTGATGCAGCTCTGTTTGGGAACGCCGCAAATAGTGGCAGGATGATTTCTGAAATGGAACCTAAATCTCCAACAGCAGAGACAATTTCTCAGATTTCACACATATTGACAGGTCGAACAGAAGTGAAGAAGCAAAAAACTAGTCCATTAGCAGGTTTGTTATCGAAATTGGGTAAGTAG
- a CDS encoding type II and III secretion system protein family protein, which produces MTKVWGQVSLISKLALAGSFLLISSVFHVQPAYAANNAIVKIRNIGPGISKAIKLGLNKAVVIDLPKNAHDILVADPELADAVTRSSRRIYLFGKTVGQTNIFIFGKNGEEIINLNVNIERDVSGLSSHLKRFIPGSEIIVEIISDNIVLTGNVRTPQDAQRAVRLAEIFVKGGEATTRLTTATAEGGDVDISAEARQSSQIVNLLNIDGEDQVTLKVTIAEVSRTVLKQLGVNAVGSVSGANSAGSFGVTNLANLGKELATGNFVRAGGRVGSGAISGYLSAMEQAGVMRTLAEPSLTAISGEPASFFVGGDFNLVSGYSSGETLIDRNGNAYQQSGTYSSEKVEYGIRLNFTPVVLAPGRISLKVRTEVSEPTFEGSTSLSQGTNGLGPTFLSIRKREAETSVELPSGGSLVIAGLVKDNIRQAMSGFPGVSKIPVLGSLFRSKDFVRNENELVIIATPYLVKPVARQNLARPDDNFNAAGDYASFFLGRVNKIYGKSKSKRPAGQYHGAVGFIYK; this is translated from the coding sequence ATGACTAAGGTTTGGGGACAAGTATCTCTCATTTCAAAACTTGCTTTGGCAGGTTCATTTTTGCTTATCTCAAGTGTTTTTCATGTTCAGCCAGCTTATGCGGCCAATAATGCTATCGTTAAGATTCGCAATATCGGACCCGGTATATCCAAGGCAATTAAGCTTGGCCTGAATAAAGCTGTTGTCATAGACCTTCCCAAGAATGCACATGACATTCTTGTTGCTGACCCAGAACTTGCAGATGCAGTTACACGTTCGTCACGACGTATATATTTGTTCGGTAAAACAGTTGGCCAAACAAACATCTTCATTTTTGGCAAAAATGGAGAAGAGATTATTAATCTGAATGTTAACATCGAGCGTGATGTTAGCGGATTAAGTTCACACTTGAAGAGATTTATTCCAGGCTCTGAAATTATTGTCGAGATTATTTCGGATAATATTGTTCTTACCGGGAATGTTAGAACACCTCAGGACGCTCAACGCGCTGTTCGGCTGGCTGAAATCTTTGTAAAAGGTGGGGAAGCGACAACGCGCTTGACAACTGCTACTGCTGAAGGCGGTGATGTTGATATTTCTGCTGAAGCACGTCAATCTTCCCAGATTGTTAACTTGTTGAATATCGACGGTGAAGATCAGGTAACGCTTAAAGTTACAATCGCGGAAGTAAGTAGAACTGTTCTCAAACAACTTGGTGTAAATGCAGTCGGTAGCGTAAGTGGCGCCAATTCTGCCGGGAGTTTCGGAGTAACAAACTTAGCTAATCTAGGAAAAGAACTTGCAACCGGGAATTTTGTCAGGGCAGGTGGAAGAGTTGGTAGCGGAGCAATTTCTGGATATCTCAGCGCCATGGAACAAGCCGGTGTTATGCGTACGTTGGCAGAGCCGAGTTTAACTGCAATTTCTGGTGAGCCGGCTTCCTTTTTTGTCGGTGGTGACTTTAACTTGGTAAGCGGATATTCCTCTGGTGAAACACTGATTGACCGAAATGGGAATGCCTATCAGCAATCCGGTACCTACTCAAGCGAGAAAGTTGAATACGGTATTCGACTAAACTTCACGCCTGTTGTGCTCGCACCCGGACGCATAAGCCTCAAAGTTCGTACTGAAGTATCCGAACCGACGTTTGAAGGCTCAACTTCTCTTAGCCAAGGGACTAATGGTTTAGGACCAACCTTCCTGTCAATACGAAAAAGGGAAGCGGAAACATCTGTTGAGTTGCCGTCTGGTGGTTCACTTGTGATCGCTGGTTTGGTTAAGGACAATATTCGTCAAGCAATGTCTGGCTTTCCTGGCGTATCCAAGATCCCAGTGCTTGGTTCATTATTTCGTTCAAAGGATTTTGTGCGAAACGAGAATGAGCTTGTTATTATAGCAACACCTTATCTAGTCAAACCTGTTGCTCGACAAAATCTTGCACGCCCAGATGATAATTTTAACGCTGCCGGTGACTATGCAAGTTTTTTCCTCGGACGAGTTAATAAGATCTACGGTAAATCGAAATCCAAGCGTCCAGCTGGCCAGTATCATGGCGCTGTTGGCTTCATTTACAAATAA
- a CDS encoding CpaD family pilus assembly protein, whose protein sequence is MMIKIGQKQGHSSNFKLSSLTLKLMAVVTVAALAGCANQDKGLTVGSVSDDYRARHPIMITDKDMILDLPVGNFPTRMTHQAKDTISGFARDYMKSSAGQILVLQPMGASNSHKAGQYANLVANALASSGVPRHQIAVSSYETETEGGAAPVKVVYTALAASTGPCGVWNEDMLANTHTNTNYENFGCATQNNLAAQIANPLDLVAPRSMSQIDATRRANAIKSYQDNGAGL, encoded by the coding sequence ATGATGATAAAGATAGGTCAAAAGCAAGGGCATTCATCAAATTTCAAGTTGAGTTCGCTAACTTTGAAATTAATGGCGGTTGTAACCGTTGCGGCACTTGCCGGTTGTGCAAATCAAGACAAAGGTTTGACGGTTGGTTCGGTGTCCGATGATTATCGTGCCCGCCATCCAATCATGATAACTGACAAGGATATGATTCTTGATTTGCCTGTAGGAAATTTCCCAACGCGCATGACACATCAGGCAAAAGACACAATATCTGGGTTTGCGCGCGATTATATGAAATCAAGTGCAGGTCAAATTTTAGTATTGCAGCCAATGGGTGCTTCGAACAGTCATAAAGCAGGACAATATGCTAATTTGGTTGCAAACGCTTTGGCAAGTTCTGGCGTGCCGCGCCATCAGATCGCAGTGTCATCTTATGAAACTGAGACCGAAGGTGGAGCTGCGCCTGTCAAGGTGGTTTATACAGCTTTAGCCGCTTCGACTGGACCATGTGGTGTTTGGAATGAAGATATGTTGGCAAACACACACACAAATACCAATTATGAAAACTTTGGTTGTGCCACGCAAAACAATCTAGCTGCACAGATAGCCAATCCTTTAGATCTGGTTGCACCGCGCAGTATGTCACAGATTGACGCCACGCGCCGAGCCAATGCAATTAAATCTTATCAAGACAATGGCGCAGGACTTTAA